In Deltaproteobacteria bacterium, a single genomic region encodes these proteins:
- a CDS encoding sugar kinase — protein MSVLVVGTVAFDSIETPSGSAERILGGSASYFALGASYFAPVRVVGVIGKDFPQDYLDLFTERNIDIAGIKREAGDTFHWRGRYHEDINQRDTIELHLNVLAGFKPELPESYRDAEYVFLGNIDPLMQMEVLNQIRRLKLVVCDTMDHWIRESQEELKKVLKRIEMLVINDSEARLLSGYNNIVKAARAILRMGPKMVLIKRGEYGVLQFSDSSVFATPAYPLEEVFDPTGAGDSFAGGLMGHLARNGDMSEGGLRRAIVYGSVVASFTVEDFGVKRLSGVSLPEIEERYQRFVQLTDFHS, from the coding sequence ATGAGCGTATTGGTAGTGGGTACGGTGGCCTTCGATTCGATTGAAACACCCTCCGGTTCGGCGGAGCGGATTCTCGGCGGTTCGGCTTCTTATTTCGCCTTGGGCGCGAGTTATTTCGCGCCGGTGCGGGTGGTCGGCGTCATCGGCAAGGATTTTCCGCAAGATTATCTCGATCTGTTTACCGAACGCAATATCGACATCGCCGGCATCAAGCGCGAGGCAGGGGATACGTTTCATTGGCGCGGCCGCTATCATGAAGACATCAATCAGCGCGATACCATTGAACTTCATTTGAACGTCTTGGCCGGGTTCAAACCGGAGCTGCCGGAAAGCTATCGCGACGCCGAATACGTCTTTCTCGGCAACATTGATCCGCTGATGCAGATGGAAGTGCTCAATCAGATCCGCCGTTTGAAGCTGGTGGTGTGCGACACCATGGATCATTGGATTCGCGAAAGCCAGGAAGAGCTCAAGAAAGTGCTCAAGCGCATCGAGATGCTGGTGATCAACGATTCCGAAGCGCGCTTGTTGAGCGGCTACAATAACATCGTTAAAGCGGCGCGGGCGATTCTGCGCATGGGGCCGAAGATGGTGCTGATCAAACGCGGCGAGTATGGCGTGCTGCAATTTTCCGACTCCTCGGTGTTCGCCACGCCGGCTTATCCCCTTGAAGAAGTATTCGATCCCACCGGCGCCGGCGATTCCTTCGCCGGCGGACTGATGGGCCATCTCGCCCGCAACGGCGACATGAGCGAAGGCGGATTGCGCCGCGCCATCGTTTACGGTTCGGTGGTGGCCTCGTTTACGGTGGAGGACTTCGGCGTCAAGCGCTTGAGTGGAGTGTCTTTGCCGGAAATCGAAGAACGCTATCAACGGTTCGTCCAGCTCACCGATTTTCATTCCTGA